The Glycine max cultivar Williams 82 chromosome 12, Glycine_max_v4.0, whole genome shotgun sequence genome window below encodes:
- the BZIP21 gene encoding bZIP transcription factor 21, which translates to MGENEEAMQRLHFLKQPLNMEQLSIPQFNPSQMRARQHHHQNQFDGGNSNKRAGIPPSHPHPIPPISPYSQIPVSRQHNNISPTPTHTRSLSQPSFFSLDSLPPLSPSPFRDSSSTSVSEAADVSMEDRDVSSHSLLPPSPFSRTLNNSNLPLPPRKAHRRSNSDIPFGFSTVLQSSPPLIPLRNPVSAKPAQLVKRETPWDRGVENNNNNNVEGSGEKKSPEGEVVDDLFSAYMNLDSFDALNSSGTDDKNGGENRDDLDSRASGTKTNGGDSSDNEAESSVNESGDGGVRQGGNEKREGMKRSAGGEIAPTTRHYRSVSMDSFIGKLNFDEESPKLPPSPGQRSALMSPAGGIDGNSAAFSLEFGNGEFSGPELKKIMANEKLAEIALIDPKRAKRILANRQSAARSKERKMRYISELEHKVQTLQTEATTLSAQLTLLQRDSAGLTNQNSELKFRLQSMEQQAKLRDALNEALTAEVQRLKLATAELSGDSHGSGCLIPQHSVNPLMFQQQQQPPTASQQNIHLQQQQQQQHQNGNANSNSDLKQ; encoded by the exons AtgggagaaaatgaagaagcgATGCAGAGGCTTCACTTTCTGAAGCAGCCGTTAAACATGGAGCAACTTAGCATCCCGCAATTCAACCCCTCGCAAATGCGCGCGAGGcagcatcatcatcagaatcagttCGACGGTGGGAACAGTAACAAGCGGGCTGGTATACCACCCTCCCACCCGCACCCGATCCCTCCCATTTCCCCCTACTCTCAGATCCCGGTGTCGCGTCAGCACAACAACATTTCCCCTACACCCACCCACACCCGATCACTCTCGCAGCCCTCGTTTTTCTCGCTCGACTCCCTCCCTCCCCTCAGCCCTTCCCCCTTCCGTGACTCCTCCTCGACTTCCGTGTCGGAAGCTGCTGACGTGTCCATGGAAGATCGCGACGTGAGTTCTCATTCCCTGTTGCCACCCTCACCTTTCTCCAGAACACTCAACAACAGTAATTTACCATTACCCCCTCGTAAAGCGCATAGACGCTCTAACAGTGACATTCCGTTTGGGTTTTCCACCGTTTTGCAATCCTCTCCGCCGCTTATCCCTCTTCGGAACCCCGTTTCAGCGAAACCTGCTCAGTTAGTCAAAAGAGAAACACCGTGGGACAGGGGTGttgagaataataataataataatgtagaGGGGTCCGGGGAGAAGAAATCCCCTGAAGGGGAAGTGGTGGATGATCTTTTCTCTGCTTACATGAATTTGGATAGCTTTGATGCGTTGAACTCTTCTGGGACAGATGATAAAAATGGAGGCGAAAATCGCGATGATTTGGATAGTAGAGCGAGTGGGACTAAGACCAATGGTGGTGACAGTAGTGATAATGAGGCCGAAAGTAGTGTTAATGAGAGTGGGGATGGTGGGGTGAGGCAGGGAGGGAATGAGAAGAGGGAAGGGATGAAGAGGAGTGCTGGGGGTGAGATTGCGCCCACCACTAGGCACTATAGGAGTGTCTCCATGGATAGTTTCATTGGGAAGTTGAATTTCGATGAGGAGTCGCCCAAGCTGCCTCCTTCCCCCGGGCAGAGAAGTGCTCTGATGTCGCCTGCTGGTGGAATTGATGGGAATTCGGCGGCCTTCAGCTTGGAGTTTGGAAATGGGGAGTTCAGTGGGCCTGAACTGAAGAAAATTATGGCCAATGAAAAGCTTGCTGAGATTGCCTTGATCGATCCAAAGCGTGCCAAAAG GATTTTGGCCAACCGGCAATCGGCTGCGCGATCCAAAGAGCGGAAGATGCGGTACATTTCGGAGCTAGAACACAAGGTTCAGACTCTACAGACAGAAGCCACCACACTATCTGCACAGCTTACTCTGTTACAG AGAGATTCGGCTGGACTCACTAACCAGAATAGTGAGTTGAAGTTTCGCCTTCAATCCATGGAACAACAAGCAAAGCTTCGAGATG CTCTAAATGAGGCGCTTACTGCTGAGGTTCAAAGACTAAAGCTTGCCACAGCTGAACTAAGTGGCGATTCGCATGGTTCTGGCTGTTTGATTCCTCAACATTCTGTCAATCCTCTGATGTTCCAGCAACAGCAGCAGCCTCCTACTGCATCCCAACAAAACATTCATCTTCAACAGCAGCAACAGCAGCAGCATCAGAATGGTAATGCCAACTCAAATTCCGACTTAAAACAATAG
- the BZIP21 gene encoding bZIP transcription factor 21 isoform X1, with protein MGENEEAMQRLHFLKQPLNMEQLSIPQFNPSQMRARQHHHQNQFDGGNSNKRAGIPPSHPHPIPPISPYSQIPVSRQHNNISPTPTHTRSLSQPSFFSLDSLPPLSPSPFRDSSSTSVSEAADVSMEDRDVSSHSLLPPSPFSRTLNNSNLPLPPRKAHRRSNSDIPFGFSTVLQSSPPLIPLRNPVSAKPAQLVKRETPWDRGVENNNNNNVEGSGEKKSPEGEVVDDLFSAYMNLDSFDALNSSGTDDKNGGENRDDLDSRASGTKTNGGDSSDNEAESSVNESGDGGVRQGGNEKREGMKRSAGGEIAPTTRHYRSVSMDSFIGKLNFDEESPKLPPSPGQRSALMSPAGGIDGNSAAFSLEFGNGEFSGPELKKIMANEKLAEIALIDPKRAKRILANRQSAARSKERKMRYISELEHKVQTLQTEATTLSAQLTLLQRDSAGLTNQNSELKFRLQSMEQQAKLRDGIPEIMQRGRPNSLLMFR; from the exons AtgggagaaaatgaagaagcgATGCAGAGGCTTCACTTTCTGAAGCAGCCGTTAAACATGGAGCAACTTAGCATCCCGCAATTCAACCCCTCGCAAATGCGCGCGAGGcagcatcatcatcagaatcagttCGACGGTGGGAACAGTAACAAGCGGGCTGGTATACCACCCTCCCACCCGCACCCGATCCCTCCCATTTCCCCCTACTCTCAGATCCCGGTGTCGCGTCAGCACAACAACATTTCCCCTACACCCACCCACACCCGATCACTCTCGCAGCCCTCGTTTTTCTCGCTCGACTCCCTCCCTCCCCTCAGCCCTTCCCCCTTCCGTGACTCCTCCTCGACTTCCGTGTCGGAAGCTGCTGACGTGTCCATGGAAGATCGCGACGTGAGTTCTCATTCCCTGTTGCCACCCTCACCTTTCTCCAGAACACTCAACAACAGTAATTTACCATTACCCCCTCGTAAAGCGCATAGACGCTCTAACAGTGACATTCCGTTTGGGTTTTCCACCGTTTTGCAATCCTCTCCGCCGCTTATCCCTCTTCGGAACCCCGTTTCAGCGAAACCTGCTCAGTTAGTCAAAAGAGAAACACCGTGGGACAGGGGTGttgagaataataataataataatgtagaGGGGTCCGGGGAGAAGAAATCCCCTGAAGGGGAAGTGGTGGATGATCTTTTCTCTGCTTACATGAATTTGGATAGCTTTGATGCGTTGAACTCTTCTGGGACAGATGATAAAAATGGAGGCGAAAATCGCGATGATTTGGATAGTAGAGCGAGTGGGACTAAGACCAATGGTGGTGACAGTAGTGATAATGAGGCCGAAAGTAGTGTTAATGAGAGTGGGGATGGTGGGGTGAGGCAGGGAGGGAATGAGAAGAGGGAAGGGATGAAGAGGAGTGCTGGGGGTGAGATTGCGCCCACCACTAGGCACTATAGGAGTGTCTCCATGGATAGTTTCATTGGGAAGTTGAATTTCGATGAGGAGTCGCCCAAGCTGCCTCCTTCCCCCGGGCAGAGAAGTGCTCTGATGTCGCCTGCTGGTGGAATTGATGGGAATTCGGCGGCCTTCAGCTTGGAGTTTGGAAATGGGGAGTTCAGTGGGCCTGAACTGAAGAAAATTATGGCCAATGAAAAGCTTGCTGAGATTGCCTTGATCGATCCAAAGCGTGCCAAAAG GATTTTGGCCAACCGGCAATCGGCTGCGCGATCCAAAGAGCGGAAGATGCGGTACATTTCGGAGCTAGAACACAAGGTTCAGACTCTACAGACAGAAGCCACCACACTATCTGCACAGCTTACTCTGTTACAG AGAGATTCGGCTGGACTCACTAACCAGAATAGTGAGTTGAAGTTTCGCCTTCAATCCATGGAACAACAAGCAAAGCTTCGAGATG GAATTCCAGAGATAATGCAGAGAGGACGACCCAATTCATTGCTAATGTTTAGGTGA